From Saprospiraceae bacterium, one genomic window encodes:
- a CDS encoding TonB-dependent receptor, which yields MKLIYTFYFILGLFSFLSGQTITFLHPETKEPLEYVMLSSKNPKLVLYSNASGQAEISGLSGSERIEINAPGCKMVIKSYRELQEMNFAIPLEASTIEIGEIVVSASRWGQFSGNIPSKVSKISSKEMALQNPQTAADLLGTSGEVFIQKSQQGGGSPMIRGFSANRLLYTVDGVRMNTAIFRAGNLQNVISLDPLSIENTEVFFGPGSIMYGSDAIGGVMGFQTLTPKISLDEKVKVNGKAFGRYSSVNRENTFHFDANVGWKKFSMLSSITHSEFGDLRMGSKGPAEYLRPFYVIRMDSADLIVSNPDPSVQKPTGYSQINLMQKFRFRLNEFWDFQYGFHYSRTTEYSRYDRLIETAANGLPRSAVWNYGPQIWSMHHFQIQQNANYAMYDRMTLRLAQQGFEESRIDRNFSGGQRYRLRTNLETVDASSVNLDFEKHWSRHQFYYGAEYILNKVNSNGSAVDIRNAQAISVADRYPKSDWQSVAAYLSYQYKLSKSILLQAGLRQNMFDIHSDFSRHLRFFPFDFTKSNLRNSSTNGSLGWVYRPEESLKISMNVSTGFRAPNVDDIGKIFDFTAGDVVVPNASLKAEHAYNAEINLSKVLGEWIKLDLTGFYTYLDQAMVRRTFQVNGQDSILYDGVMSRVYAIQNAAYARIYGINLGIEIHFNKHFAFISKYNYQYGLEEMDSGMTSRSRHAAPAFGISKLKYKQDKIQLEWNVQYSASVKNEDLNEEEKQKPFIYAKDVNGNPYSPGWYTLNFKAMYQWNEAMSVSAGLDNITDQRYRPYSSGIVAGGRNLVVSVLAKF from the coding sequence ATGAAATTGATCTATACCTTTTATTTTATATTGGGGCTATTCAGCTTTCTATCCGGCCAAACCATTACTTTTTTGCATCCTGAAACAAAAGAACCGCTCGAATACGTCATGCTCAGCAGCAAGAATCCAAAGTTGGTCTTGTACAGCAATGCAAGTGGTCAGGCAGAGATATCCGGTTTGTCAGGATCTGAACGAATCGAAATCAATGCTCCGGGATGCAAAATGGTAATAAAATCCTATCGCGAATTGCAAGAGATGAATTTTGCAATTCCATTGGAAGCATCGACCATTGAAATCGGGGAAATCGTCGTATCCGCTTCGAGATGGGGACAATTCTCCGGTAATATTCCTTCCAAAGTCAGCAAAATTTCTTCTAAAGAAATGGCGCTGCAAAATCCGCAAACCGCTGCCGATCTTCTGGGAACATCGGGTGAGGTATTTATTCAGAAAAGTCAACAGGGTGGAGGAAGTCCAATGATACGGGGCTTTTCTGCCAACCGCTTGCTCTATACCGTCGATGGTGTGCGCATGAATACCGCCATTTTCCGTGCCGGCAATCTTCAGAATGTCATTTCACTTGATCCCCTCTCCATCGAAAACACAGAAGTGTTCTTTGGTCCGGGATCCATCATGTATGGGAGCGATGCCATTGGAGGGGTCATGGGCTTTCAAACCCTGACACCCAAAATTAGTCTGGATGAAAAAGTCAAGGTGAATGGAAAGGCATTTGGACGCTATTCTTCTGTCAACAGAGAAAATACTTTTCACTTTGATGCGAACGTAGGCTGGAAAAAATTCTCGATGCTAAGCAGTATTACGCACAGTGAATTTGGTGATCTGAGAATGGGCAGTAAAGGCCCTGCAGAATACCTGAGACCATTTTATGTCATCCGAATGGACAGTGCAGACCTAATCGTCAGCAATCCCGATCCAAGCGTTCAAAAACCTACGGGATATTCACAAATCAACCTGATGCAAAAATTTCGTTTTCGACTCAATGAATTTTGGGATTTTCAATATGGTTTTCATTATTCCCGCACCACAGAATATTCCAGATACGACCGGTTGATTGAGACGGCTGCCAATGGATTGCCAAGATCGGCTGTATGGAATTACGGACCGCAAATCTGGAGCATGCATCATTTTCAAATCCAACAAAATGCAAACTATGCTATGTACGACAGGATGACCCTTCGTCTGGCGCAACAAGGATTTGAAGAAAGCCGAATCGATCGAAATTTTTCAGGAGGACAACGGTACCGCTTAAGAACAAACCTTGAGACCGTGGACGCATCTTCTGTCAATCTGGATTTTGAAAAACACTGGAGCCGGCATCAGTTTTACTATGGTGCAGAATACATTTTAAACAAAGTCAATTCAAATGGATCGGCGGTGGACATACGCAATGCACAAGCCATTTCGGTCGCAGATCGATATCCAAAATCGGATTGGCAAAGTGTGGCGGCATACCTCAGCTATCAATACAAGTTGTCCAAATCGATCCTGTTGCAAGCCGGACTCCGGCAAAACATGTTTGACATACATTCTGACTTTAGCAGGCATCTCCGTTTTTTTCCATTTGATTTTACCAAATCCAATTTGCGCAATTCATCCACCAACGGAAGTCTTGGTTGGGTATATCGTCCGGAGGAAAGTTTGAAAATCAGCATGAATGTCAGCACCGGATTCAGGGCTCCCAATGTGGATGACATTGGAAAAATATTTGATTTTACCGCAGGCGATGTGGTAGTACCCAATGCCTCTTTAAAAGCGGAACATGCTTACAATGCGGAAATCAATCTTTCCAAAGTATTAGGAGAATGGATTAAGTTGGATCTCACCGGATTCTATACTTATTTAGACCAAGCCATGGTCAGAAGGACTTTTCAGGTCAACGGACAAGACAGCATACTTTACGATGGAGTGATGAGCCGGGTGTACGCCATTCAAAATGCGGCGTATGCAAGGATATACGGTATCAACCTGGGCATTGAAATTCATTTCAACAAGCACTTTGCTTTCATTTCAAAGTACAATTATCAATACGGCCTGGAAGAAATGGACAGCGGCATGACGAGCCGATCCAGACATGCAGCTCCTGCTTTTGGTATCAGCAAACTAAAGTATAAGCAGGACAAGATTCAGTTGGAATGGAATGTCCAGTATTCTGCTTCGGTGAAAAATGAGGATCTGAATGAAGAAGAAAAACAAAAGCCCTTCATCTATGCCAAAGATGTGAATGGAAATCCCTACTCACCGGGCTGGTACACCCTCAACTTTAAAGCCATGTACCAATGGAACGAAGCAATGTCAGTCAGTGCGGGATTGGATAATATCACGGACCAGAGGTATCGCCCTTATAGTTCGGGTATCGTGGCAGGTGGAAGGAATTTGGTTGTATCGGTGCTTGCAAAATTCTAA
- a CDS encoding VOC family protein — translation MNHKIYPCLWFDQNASEAANYYCRIFPESSVLHRNEWAYTLQLNGTQFMLLNGGPKYRVNSAVSYFIHCGSEAEILRYYDEFSSQGQILMPLDQYSWSPKYAWVMDRFGVHWQLDIEDIRSSQKLVPCLLFTHEKMNEVKNAVHFYTSIFGQSKVLMQAPWPPEANMPTDSLVFAQFKIGDIIMNAMSSNLNHDFDFTPGNSMVVECKDQMEIDHYWDQLGDGGRYDMCGWLTDRYGLSWQIVPAILPELMSDPMKGPRVVERFLKMQKFDLQALLDA, via the coding sequence ATGAATCACAAGATATATCCCTGTCTTTGGTTTGATCAAAATGCCTCAGAAGCAGCAAACTATTATTGCCGGATTTTTCCAGAATCTTCTGTACTGCACAGGAATGAATGGGCCTATACTTTACAGCTGAATGGAACCCAATTTATGCTGTTGAACGGTGGGCCAAAATACAGAGTCAATTCTGCTGTATCGTATTTTATCCATTGTGGCAGTGAAGCAGAGATTTTGAGATATTACGATGAATTTTCAAGCCAGGGGCAAATTCTCATGCCCCTTGATCAATACAGTTGGTCTCCTAAATATGCCTGGGTAATGGACCGTTTTGGCGTCCATTGGCAGCTCGATATAGAGGACATTCGTTCTTCCCAAAAGCTTGTGCCATGCTTATTATTCACCCATGAAAAAATGAATGAAGTGAAAAATGCCGTTCATTTTTACACCAGCATTTTTGGTCAATCAAAAGTACTTATGCAGGCACCCTGGCCACCGGAAGCCAATATGCCCACTGACAGTTTGGTATTTGCACAATTCAAAATTGGGGACATCATCATGAATGCAATGAGTTCCAATTTAAACCACGATTTTGATTTTACTCCGGGAAATTCTATGGTGGTAGAATGCAAGGATCAAATGGAAATTGACCATTATTGGGATCAGTTGGGTGATGGAGGCAGATATGATATGTGCGGGTGGTTGACAGATCGCTATGGTCTATCCTGGCAAATTGTTCCTGCTATCCTGCCAGAGCTAATGTCTGATCCAATGAAGGGGCCGCGGGTGGTGGAGCGCTTTTTAAAAATGCAAAAATTCGATCTTCAGGCCTTGTTGGATGCTTAA
- a CDS encoding N-6 DNA methylase, whose protein sequence is MQGKQLRKLEAELWRAADQLRANSKLTASEYSMPVLGLIFLRHAYNRFQKVKVEVEKDLPVHPQRGRRPVTKKDFEERNAMFLPDKAQFDYLVSLPESADIGEAIDNAMKLIEDEYDNLKGVLPKNFSIFSKDLLLELLRIFNKEVLQKAEGDLFGKIYEYFLNKFAMTGAQEGGEFFTPMSLVQTIVNVIEPDHGIVFDPACGSAGMFVQTGYFIESEGLKPAEKVTFYGQEKAELNTKLAKMNLAVHGLEGNIQEGNTFYEDKHDLVSGADFVMANPPFNVDGVDKAKDAVKKDPRLILDGKVNLPKNDNANYLWIQYFYNYLKPTGRAGFVMASSASDAGHSEKDIREKLVKTGSVDVMMAIGNNFFYTRSLPCTLWFFDRGKENDKKKSDKVLMLDARKIYRKVTSKVNDFSPEQLQNLICIVNLYRGNTNKFESTVNSYLQTSAELAKETAEASTELQKQLQKVLKNVSTFSLEQDSQDLKIDRIIPEWNDLLNEANVIFALQNKLISDIALLDNPANPIIEKIVFQTKALRKPQDKLIKQLLDAISTAAKEYQLSKNKDWKEFGLKEQLDQLKTLQQQLSGNPDEEEPGLLHETEYFYKQAHWLTSRFPEGVYTDVEGLCKVVTQKEIEAKDWSLSPGRYVGVDTSTDEDFDYEERLNEIHIELEGLNEEAINLANQIQNTIKEII, encoded by the coding sequence ATGCAAGGAAAACAACTTAGAAAATTAGAAGCTGAACTGTGGAGAGCAGCCGACCAGTTAAGAGCAAACAGTAAACTGACTGCTTCAGAATACTCAATGCCTGTATTGGGACTGATATTTTTACGACACGCCTACAACCGCTTTCAAAAAGTAAAAGTAGAAGTAGAAAAGGATTTGCCTGTGCATCCGCAGCGTGGCAGACGACCCGTAACCAAAAAAGACTTTGAAGAACGCAACGCCATGTTCCTGCCCGACAAGGCACAGTTTGACTATTTGGTTTCATTGCCCGAAAGTGCCGACATAGGCGAAGCGATAGACAACGCTATGAAACTGATTGAGGACGAATACGACAACCTCAAAGGCGTATTGCCCAAAAACTTTTCCATTTTCAGTAAAGACCTGTTGCTGGAACTGCTCCGCATTTTCAATAAAGAAGTTTTGCAGAAAGCCGAAGGCGATTTGTTCGGAAAGATTTACGAATACTTCCTCAACAAATTTGCAATGACCGGTGCACAGGAAGGCGGAGAATTTTTTACGCCTATGAGTTTGGTGCAAACTATTGTGAACGTCATAGAACCCGACCACGGCATTGTGTTCGACCCTGCCTGCGGCAGTGCGGGTATGTTTGTGCAAACGGGCTATTTCATAGAAAGCGAAGGACTGAAACCTGCTGAGAAAGTTACTTTTTACGGACAGGAAAAAGCCGAACTCAATACCAAACTCGCCAAGATGAACCTGGCAGTGCACGGACTGGAAGGCAACATACAGGAAGGCAATACTTTTTACGAAGACAAACACGACCTTGTGAGCGGTGCTGATTTTGTAATGGCAAACCCACCGTTTAATGTGGATGGTGTGGACAAAGCCAAAGATGCCGTAAAGAAAGACCCACGTTTGATTTTAGACGGCAAAGTAAATCTGCCGAAAAACGATAACGCCAATTATTTGTGGATTCAGTATTTCTACAATTACCTGAAACCAACAGGCAGAGCAGGTTTTGTAATGGCTTCATCTGCCAGTGATGCCGGACACAGCGAAAAAGACATACGGGAGAAGTTGGTAAAAACAGGCTCTGTAGATGTGATGATGGCGATTGGCAACAACTTTTTCTATACCCGTTCATTGCCTTGCACCCTGTGGTTTTTTGACCGTGGGAAAGAGAACGACAAAAAGAAAAGTGATAAAGTCCTGATGCTCGATGCCCGAAAAATTTACCGCAAGGTAACAAGCAAGGTAAACGACTTTAGCCCCGAGCAATTGCAAAACCTGATTTGCATTGTAAACCTGTATAGAGGCAATACTAATAAGTTTGAAAGCACGGTAAATAGCTATTTGCAAACGTCTGCCGAATTAGCCAAAGAAACAGCCGAAGCAAGCACCGAACTGCAAAAGCAATTGCAGAAAGTGTTGAAAAACGTAAGCACATTCAGTCTTGAACAGGATTCGCAGGATTTGAAGATAGACAGGATTATTCCAGAATGGAATGATTTACTAAATGAAGCCAATGTCATTTTCGCCTTACAAAACAAGTTGATTTCTGACATTGCTTTACTTGATAATCCTGCCAATCCCATAATCGAGAAAATCGTGTTCCAGACAAAGGCACTCCGCAAACCACAAGACAAACTCATTAAGCAATTATTGGATGCCATAAGCACAGCCGCCAAAGAATACCAACTGAGCAAAAACAAAGACTGGAAAGAATTTGGCCTGAAAGAACAACTCGACCAACTGAAAACCCTGCAACAGCAACTCAGCGGCAACCCCGATGAAGAAGAACCCGGCTTATTGCACGAAACCGAATATTTCTACAAACAAGCCCATTGGCTTACAAGCCGTTTCCCCGAAGGTGTTTATACCGATGTGGAAGGACTTTGCAAAGTGGTAACCCAAAAAGAAATAGAAGCCAAAGACTGGAGCCTGAGCCCGGGCCGGTATGTAGGTGTGGATACCAGCACCGATGAGGACTTTGACTACGAAGAACGCCTGAACGAAATACATATTGAGTTGGAAGGATTGAACGAAGAAGCCATCAACTTAGCAAACCAAATTCAGAACACCATTAAAGAGATTATTTGA
- a CDS encoding VOC family protein, with the protein MNIKSIYINLPVKDLSKTRDFWTQLGFAFNEQFSDEKALCLILKEGSIYSMLITHEFFAGFTNRPVSDSSSTEVLIAIEVDSKEKVDAMVHTALSNGATRYRESADHEWMYYDSFADPDGHQWEVLYTDPSKMKV; encoded by the coding sequence ATGAATATAAAATCGATTTACATCAATCTTCCTGTAAAGGATCTGTCCAAAACAAGAGATTTTTGGACGCAGTTGGGCTTTGCTTTCAACGAACAATTCAGCGACGAAAAAGCGCTTTGTCTGATTTTGAAGGAAGGGAGTATTTATTCTATGCTGATCACCCACGAATTTTTTGCGGGATTTACCAATCGACCTGTTTCAGACAGCAGTTCTACAGAGGTCTTGATTGCCATTGAAGTAGATTCCAAAGAAAAGGTCGATGCGATGGTCCATACCGCATTGTCCAATGGAGCTACGAGATACCGCGAATCTGCCGATCATGAATGGATGTATTACGACAGTTTTGCAGATCCCGACGGTCATCAATGGGAAGTTCTGTACACCGATCCTTCCAAAATGAAAGTCTGA
- a CDS encoding IS3 family transposase, with protein MKPKAEFIQSLSGVYPTNKLCKMMNIPRNTLYHFIHRRDSPTKHLGLRDRIKSVFDSHMNRYGSRRIKMELAVKYSKNVSRHLIRKCMKEQNLKAIQPKSFVPKTTDSTGTKFPAPNLLLDFGKAQKPNEVWVGDITYIPLKNGQWAYLSTWIDTYLHKVVGWDVQTHMRSELVISAFNKAKLKCIQNKLSVIVHSDRGTQYSSKDFKNAIKGNRQSMTRKNEVYDNAIAESFFSRLKCECIRGTVFDDLDQLRFTLFEYIDGYYNTIRRHSSIQYYTPLEFENIYYSKNQFTHCN; from the coding sequence ATGAAACCAAAAGCTGAATTTATCCAGAGTCTAAGCGGTGTGTATCCTACTAACAAGCTTTGCAAGATGATGAATATTCCAAGGAATACTTTGTATCATTTTATCCACAGGAGGGATTCTCCCACTAAACATTTGGGATTAAGAGACCGAATAAAATCCGTATTTGACTCTCATATGAATAGGTATGGAAGTCGTAGAATTAAAATGGAATTAGCCGTAAAATATTCAAAAAATGTTAGCCGCCATTTGATTCGCAAATGTATGAAGGAACAAAATTTGAAAGCAATCCAGCCAAAGAGTTTTGTTCCAAAAACAACTGATTCCACCGGGACCAAATTTCCTGCACCCAATTTACTTCTTGATTTTGGAAAGGCGCAAAAACCAAATGAAGTATGGGTTGGTGACATTACCTACATTCCTTTAAAGAATGGCCAATGGGCCTATCTTTCAACTTGGATTGATACTTATTTGCATAAAGTAGTGGGCTGGGATGTTCAGACTCATATGAGAAGCGAACTGGTTATTTCAGCCTTCAATAAAGCAAAACTGAAATGCATCCAAAATAAATTAAGTGTGATTGTCCATTCTGACCGAGGAACGCAGTACTCTAGTAAAGATTTCAAAAATGCCATTAAAGGAAATAGACAAAGTATGACTCGCAAAAACGAAGTTTATGACAACGCAATTGCCGAATCATTTTTCTCAAGGCTCAAATGCGAATGCATTAGAGGTACTGTATTTGATGATTTGGATCAATTAAGATTCACTCTGTTTGAATACATAGATGGCTATTACAACACAATCAGAAGGCATTCATCCATTCAATACTATACACCCTTAGAATTTGAAAATATTTATTATTCGAAAAATCAATTCACTCATTGCAACTAA
- a CDS encoding GxxExxY protein: MINEQYKYSELTSKIIGCAMTVHKTLGNGFQEVIYQRALAIEMSLIGLEFSREFEMPIFYREEQIGTRRVDFLVEGVLSVELKSITKLEDVHFAQAINYLEAYNLEIGLLINFGETSLNFKRLTNKKFKSSESQKSNKS; the protein is encoded by the coding sequence ATGATTAACGAGCAATACAAATATTCTGAGCTAACATCCAAAATAATTGGTTGTGCAATGACTGTTCATAAAACATTGGGCAATGGTTTTCAGGAAGTTATCTATCAGCGTGCCTTGGCAATAGAAATGAGTTTGATAGGCTTAGAATTTAGCAGAGAATTTGAAATGCCCATCTTTTACCGAGAAGAGCAAATTGGCACGAGGAGAGTCGATTTTTTGGTGGAAGGAGTATTATCGGTGGAGCTAAAATCAATAACCAAATTAGAAGATGTTCACTTTGCCCAAGCTATTAACTATTTGGAAGCCTATAATCTGGAAATTGGTTTGCTTATCAATTTTGGCGAAACCAGTTTAAATTTCAAACGGCTCACCAACAAGAAATTCAAATCATCGGAATCACAAAAATCAAATAAATCATAG
- a CDS encoding helix-turn-helix transcriptional regulator codes for MRSKVFQRILDNTPKDVDIFVDWYADLVVRINQLLRENDISKKELAEKMDKKPSEISKWLSGEHNFTLRSLAKLSAELGEPLLEVPKKKAQTEFVEDGFMCRVHTFVIYTKLDTKTSGKVWQLAEETEPYNELSNAG; via the coding sequence ATGAGAAGCAAGGTTTTTCAAAGAATATTAGACAACACCCCTAAGGATGTTGACATATTCGTGGATTGGTATGCCGACCTGGTGGTTCGCATCAATCAGCTATTGCGTGAAAACGACATCAGCAAAAAGGAACTCGCAGAGAAGATGGACAAGAAACCATCTGAAATTTCCAAATGGCTGAGCGGTGAGCATAATTTCACTCTTCGTTCACTGGCAAAATTATCGGCTGAATTGGGTGAGCCTTTGTTGGAAGTCCCTAAGAAAAAAGCACAGACAGAATTTGTAGAGGATGGCTTTATGTGCAGGGTGCACACCTTTGTGATTTACACAAAGCTTGACACAAAAACCAGTGGTAAGGTTTGGCAACTTGCCGAAGAAACAGAACCCTATAATGAATTGAGCAATGCAGGATAA
- a CDS encoding GxxExxY protein, with protein sequence MDRINESEIDKLTHKIIGCAMKVHSTLGNGFQEVIYQRALAIELAYENISFQRELEMPIFYREEQIGTRRVDFFVEEKVMVELKAIEKLEGVHKAQAINYLEAYNIADGLLINFGNTSLDFKRVYNKKLISKDNLKY encoded by the coding sequence ATGGACAGGATTAATGAAAGTGAAATTGATAAACTGACGCACAAGATTATCGGTTGTGCTATGAAAGTCCATTCGACACTTGGGAATGGATTTCAGGAAGTAATTTATCAAAGAGCATTGGCAATCGAATTGGCTTATGAAAATATTTCCTTTCAGCGGGAGTTAGAAATGCCCATATTTTACCGTGAGGAGCAAATTGGAACACGCAGGGTTGATTTTTTTGTGGAAGAAAAAGTGATGGTGGAATTAAAAGCCATCGAGAAACTGGAAGGTGTTCATAAAGCACAAGCCATAAACTACCTGGAAGCATACAACATTGCTGATGGACTTTTAATAAACTTCGGAAACACCAGTCTGGACTTTAAAAGGGTCTACAACAAAAAGCTGATATCAAAAGATAACCTAAAATATTGA
- a CDS encoding transposase: MDQSKTNNRRRRYDTEFKLNAIHLLESGRNASELADSLGVSKQMLYNWRSQIRITRNASVQPGTNNPYTELEQLRKKLRDVEMERDILKKALNIFSRQT, translated from the coding sequence ATGGATCAATCAAAGACAAACAATCGGAGGAGGAGGTACGATACCGAGTTTAAGCTTAATGCCATTCATTTGCTCGAATCCGGGAGGAACGCTAGCGAATTAGCTGATTCTCTTGGCGTTAGTAAGCAAATGCTTTACAATTGGCGTAGTCAAATCAGGATTACCAGGAATGCTTCCGTCCAGCCAGGAACAAATAATCCTTATACTGAACTTGAACAGCTCCGTAAGAAATTAAGGGATGTTGAAATGGAAAGGGATATTTTAAAAAAAGCCTTGAACATTTTCAGCCGGCAGACATGA
- a CDS encoding restriction endonuclease subunit S has product MKWEKKPLGEIINLKRGYDLPSQKRKQGFVPIISSSGITDFHSEPAKTGEGVVTGRYGTLGLLFYINGDYWPLNTTLYVQDFRGNVPRFIYYLLKTLNLEKFNGASAVPGLDRNVLHKVDVNYISHIPTQRKIASILSAYDDLIENNLKRIKLLEEKAQLHYKELMQEMSYSKTKREEYIKDCLAFYIGGGWGEEDYKEGFTEPAYVIRGTDIPDAKKGEVKGVPFRYHKESNLASRSMQVGDVVFEVSGGSKGQPVGRSILITEKMLQQFGKPVMCASFCKLLRPNENVTPEFFYLYLLASHENGVIAQYEKHSASNIVNYGFEEFISEQKITIPKESELKAFTEKVKPIFTLISTLGEQNSKLREARDILLRRLMNGQIEV; this is encoded by the coding sequence ATGAAGTGGGAGAAGAAGCCTTTAGGAGAAATAATTAACCTAAAAAGAGGTTACGATTTGCCAAGCCAAAAAAGAAAACAAGGTTTTGTTCCAATTATTTCCTCATCAGGTATTACTGATTTCCATTCTGAACCAGCCAAAACAGGAGAAGGGGTAGTAACTGGACGATACGGAACATTGGGACTACTTTTTTATATCAATGGAGATTATTGGCCATTGAATACTACACTATATGTTCAAGACTTCAGGGGAAATGTGCCAAGGTTTATTTACTATCTTCTAAAGACATTGAATTTAGAAAAATTTAATGGTGCCTCAGCTGTGCCAGGTTTGGATAGAAATGTGCTCCACAAGGTTGATGTTAATTACATTTCTCACATCCCCACCCAACGCAAAATCGCATCCATTTTATCGGCTTATGATGATTTGATAGAGAATAATTTGAAGCGGATAAAGTTGCTGGAGGAGAAGGCGCAGCTGCATTACAAAGAATTGATGCAGGAAATGAGCTATTCCAAAACCAAACGGGAAGAATACATCAAAGACTGCCTTGCCTTTTACATTGGTGGCGGTTGGGGCGAAGAAGATTACAAAGAAGGTTTTACCGAACCTGCATATGTAATTCGAGGAACAGATATTCCTGATGCAAAAAAAGGAGAAGTGAAAGGCGTTCCGTTCCGCTATCATAAAGAATCAAATTTAGCATCACGCAGTATGCAAGTAGGTGATGTTGTATTTGAAGTTTCAGGTGGCAGCAAAGGTCAGCCTGTAGGAAGAAGCATTTTGATAACGGAAAAAATGTTGCAGCAATTTGGAAAACCTGTAATGTGTGCCAGCTTTTGTAAACTTTTGCGACCAAACGAAAACGTAACACCTGAGTTTTTCTACTTGTATTTATTGGCAAGCCACGAAAACGGAGTAATTGCCCAATACGAAAAACACAGTGCAAGCAATATTGTCAATTATGGCTTTGAGGAATTTATCAGTGAGCAAAAAATTACCATACCGAAAGAAAGCGAACTGAAAGCATTTACTGAAAAGGTGAAACCCATTTTTACCTTAATCAGCACGCTTGGAGAGCAAAACAGCAAATTGAGAGAGGCACGGGATATTTTATTACGGAGACTGATGAATGGCCAAATAGAAGTCTGA